A window of the Bufo gargarizans isolate SCDJY-AF-19 chromosome 1, ASM1485885v1, whole genome shotgun sequence genome harbors these coding sequences:
- the LOC122931853 gene encoding SOSS complex subunit C, producing the protein MAAPPAATGFASKNRVAILAELDKEKRKLLLQNQSSTNNPGASVALSRPNVNKDFRDHAEQQHIAAQQKAALQHAHAHSTGYFITQDSAFGNLILPVIPRLEAD; encoded by the exons GCTTTGCAAGCAAGAACAGAGTTGCTATTTTGGCAGAACTAGACAAGGAGAAGAGAAAATTGCTCCTGCAAAATCAGTCTTCAACAAACAATCCAGGGGCAAG TGTAGCCCTGTCAAGGCCAAATGTTAACAAGGATTTCCGTGACCACGCAGAGCAGCAGCATATAGCTGCCCAACAAAAAGCTGCACTTCAG CATGCACATGCACATTCAACTGGATACTTCATTACCCAAGACTCTGCTTTTGGAAACCTAATTCTTCCCGTTATCCCACGCCTGGAGGCTGATTAA